The Corythoichthys intestinalis isolate RoL2023-P3 chromosome 2, ASM3026506v1, whole genome shotgun sequence DNA segment aatgctgagaccaaacctatgcccttacaCCATATGAATAATGATGATTTACTTTTGCCTAATTTTGCTGAATTTTTAACCAACATTTCCACTAAGATGGCGGAACCTCGCAACTGTAGCGAGTGTAACGACTCACTTTACGGGCAGCAGTTCATTCTGAAGGAAGAACTTCCACACTGCATTAAATGCTATGAGACGCTGTACTGTGACAACTGCATCGCGTGCAAGCAGCTCATTGGCTGCGCAAGCAAGGTAAAATTCATATAGTTCACCCTCTAAGCCGGCTGATGAATTCACAACCAACCTCTATCTGTCCACGCGTCTATCAGGATGTGTTGTTCAAAAACCAACACTGGCACGGCAAATGCTTCCTATGCACCCGGTGCAACCAATCTCTGGTGGATCAGCCTTTTGCCACCAGGGATGACTTGCTGCTGTGCTCAGCATGCTACTGCGATGAGTTCTCAGCAAAGTGCCATGCATGCCTGAGGGTTATAACGCCAGGTGAGATAGAGGCCTCTTTACTGTTTTGAAACCCTTATTGAAATGTTTGCACTTTCTATTTACTTTGGGATGTCATAACAAAGTTACCACCAAATGGATGAGATGTCACTTAATTGTAAAATAATGACGAAAGAGGAAGAGAAGTGACTTTTTAACTCAGTGCCATTGAGTTTTGCGACATTGGATTcctctatatattttttggtaTCATTTCAAATGCATGGACATTTTGCAGAAAGTTACATGACATTTATATTCTTTGTTTAATACACTCCATTCAAAGGTTCTAAGAAGATGGAGCACAAAGGCTTCAGTTGGCATGAGAACTGCTTTACTTGCAAACTCTGCCAGGAGACCATTGGGACCAGGAGCTTTGTCCAGAAGGAAGCCAACAACTACTGTCTGATCTGTTATGAGAAGACCTTTGCTCTGCAGTGCTTTCATTGTATGAAGGTAGAACCCGTCCTTACTTTAGCACTTTAACAGCTGTATGAACAAAGAAGACATGTCCACTATGTGTTgtggtcagtgttgttaatcttactgaaaaaaagtaattaattatagttacaaattacttctcccaaaaagtaattgcgttagtaactcaattacctgaatgtaagagtaattagttacttggcaaagtaattggtgataattactttttttttttccctcaaaaaaaaaatcattgaccacactgtgtgaagttttttgtgaaggtttttggtacaattggcccaagcccaattctttaccctaatttaccctttaccctgaatcaactgttaaaagttgttaaaattgctcccattattgcattagttcccttctctctactttcgacatatgaaagttttaaaactgtttcatcatttaaagatagattcaagtcaagattttgccgatttagaagtattttagataaaaagttacttaggttcgctaggaaggttctctacaacagagccgtcctaaaaagtctactgctttaagatggcggctgtctactaacgcatttagtgccatgtctgtcattttgcatctagttatatctatatacagtacatgtgatatctaccatgtctaccatatctaccataacatgcgggcgtagtttgtaggctatcggctacaacatgtattattggagctacctagcatcgcgtttgctcggcgtcacaactttcttgcctcctccccactcctgctctgctctgtcgtctcggtgagtccgtctccctcagacttttcgaccaatatagtaacgcatagta contains these protein-coding regions:
- the LOC130911634 gene encoding four and a half LIM domains protein 2-like, whose product is MAEPRNCSECNDSLYGQQFILKEELPHCIKCYETLYCDNCIACKQLIGCASKDVLFKNQHWHGKCFLCTRCNQSLVDQPFATRDDLLLCSACYCDEFSAKCHACLRVITPGSKKMEHKGFSWHENCFTCKLCQETIGTRSFVQKEANNYCLICYEKTFALQCFHCMKPIISGGVNYRDQPWHKECFVCSKCKQQLAGRRFTSRDDLAYCFDCFCNLFSKKCAYCTTPINGLGGSKYISFNEVQWHKECFNCKKCCVSLVGRGFLTCNNDIFCPDCGKGI